A part of Candidatus Methylomirabilota bacterium genomic DNA contains:
- the rplV gene encoding 50S ribosomal protein L22, translating into MITVARARFVRVSARKARQVLDEIRHRPVSEALATLQFTPRAAARLIEKVLRSAVANAEHNHQIRNLDALRVHPAVADEGPSMKRVQPRAMGRAFYIKHRTSHLTIGVSDDTDGVSTPAARPERPRTSGAGAGTPPAAAPAEPRARRPAARARRAAQPGKRRPAARRAGKGKD; encoded by the coding sequence GTGATCACCGTCGCCCGGGCCCGCTTCGTCCGTGTTTCCGCGCGGAAGGCGCGCCAGGTCCTCGACGAGATCCGCCATCGGCCGGTGAGCGAGGCTCTGGCCACGCTGCAGTTCACGCCGCGGGCGGCCGCCCGCCTGATCGAGAAGGTGCTGCGCTCGGCCGTGGCCAATGCCGAGCACAACCATCAGATCCGCAACCTGGACGCCCTGCGGGTGCACCCGGCCGTCGCCGACGAGGGGCCCTCGATGAAGCGCGTGCAGCCGCGGGCGATGGGGCGGGCCTTCTACATCAAGCACCGGACGAGCCATCTCACGATCGGCGTGAGCGACGACACCGACGGCGTGAGCACGCCCGCGGCGCGCCCGGAACGCCCGCGCACGTCGGGGGCCGGCGCGGGGACGCCCCCGGCAGCCGCGCCGGCGGAGCCCCGGGCCCGACGGCCGGCGGCCAGGGCGCGGCGCGCGGCGCAACCGGGCAAGCGCCGGCCGGCGGCCAGACGCGCCGGGAAAGGGAAGGACTAG
- the rpsQ gene encoding 30S ribosomal protein S17, producing the protein MSERKTREALVISDKMQKTRVVRIERVHRHPRYERVVRTAKRLKVHDEGNESRVGDRVLIEETRPLSKEKRWRIRQIVKVADPAARTSNSPPAARAGQALR; encoded by the coding sequence GTGAGCGAGCGGAAGACCCGGGAAGCCCTGGTCATCAGCGACAAGATGCAGAAGACCCGCGTCGTGCGGATCGAGCGCGTCCACCGTCACCCTCGCTACGAGCGGGTCGTGCGGACGGCCAAGCGGCTCAAGGTCCACGACGAGGGCAACGAAAGTCGGGTGGGCGACCGCGTGCTGATCGAGGAAACCCGGCCTTTGTCCAAGGAGAAGCGCTGGCGCATCCGCCAGATCGTGAAGGTGGCGGACCCAGCCGCGCGCACCTCGAACAGCCCACCTGCGGCTCGAGCCGGGCAAGCGCTCCGATAA
- the rpsC gene encoding 30S ribosomal protein S3 produces MGQKTHPVGFRLGSTRTWSSRWFATKDYAKLLHEDVKIRRHIKDQLYHAGISRIDIERSGNRARITVATARPGIIIGRKGAEVERLKNELQARTGKEIYLNIEEVIHPELDAQLVSENVALQLQKRVAFRRAMKKAVTSALRLGADGIRIACAGRLGGSEIARREWYRDGRVPLHTIRADIDYGLATAHTTYGTIGVKVWVFKGEVLAKAPPTEA; encoded by the coding sequence ATGGGTCAGAAGACGCACCCGGTCGGCTTCCGTCTAGGCTCGACGCGCACGTGGTCGTCGCGGTGGTTCGCCACCAAGGACTACGCCAAGCTCCTGCACGAGGACGTGAAGATCCGGCGCCACATCAAGGATCAGCTGTATCACGCCGGTATTTCGCGGATCGACATCGAGCGCTCGGGGAACCGGGCTCGGATCACGGTCGCCACCGCGCGGCCGGGCATCATCATCGGCCGCAAGGGCGCCGAGGTGGAACGGCTGAAGAACGAGCTCCAGGCCCGGACGGGCAAGGAGATCTACCTCAACATCGAGGAAGTCATCCATCCCGAGCTGGACGCCCAGCTCGTTTCCGAGAACGTCGCCCTGCAGCTGCAGAAGCGGGTGGCCTTCCGCCGGGCCATGAAGAAGGCGGTCACTTCGGCCCTGCGCCTGGGCGCCGACGGCATCCGGATCGCCTGCGCGGGACGGCTGGGGGGCAGCGAGATCGCCCGGCGAGAGTGGTACCGGGACGGTCGGGTGCCCTTGCACACCATCCGCGCCGACATCGACTACGGCCTGGCCACCGCCCATACGACGTACGGCACCATCGGCGTGAAGGTCTGGGTTTTCAAGGGCGAAGTGCTCGCCAAGGCCCCGCCGACCGAGGCCTGA
- the rplB gene encoding 50S ribosomal protein L2, translating into MGIRTLKPTSPARRYLTYVTREEITKQEPEKGLLLPKRRTSGRNSYGRITVRHRGQGHKRMLRQVDFRREKLGIPARVAAIEYDPNRSARLALLHYRDGEKRYIVAAVGLKVGDTVMSGPQADILPGNALPLRNIPVGTLVHNVELQPGRGGQLCRSAGAQAQLLAKEAGRATLKMPSGEVRMVAVDCMATVGQVGNLDHENISVGKAGRTRWRGFRPTVRGTVMNPVDHPMGGGEGRGKGNHPMTPWGKPTKGYKTRRGARASDRDILTRRKR; encoded by the coding sequence ATGGGCATCCGCACCCTGAAACCGACCTCGCCGGCCCGGCGCTACCTCACCTACGTGACTCGCGAGGAGATCACCAAGCAGGAGCCGGAGAAGGGTCTGCTGCTGCCCAAGCGGCGGACCAGCGGCCGGAACAGTTACGGGCGTATCACCGTGCGTCACCGCGGCCAAGGCCACAAACGCATGCTCCGCCAAGTCGATTTCCGGCGTGAGAAGCTCGGCATCCCGGCCCGGGTCGCCGCCATCGAATACGATCCGAACCGGTCGGCGCGGCTGGCGTTGCTGCACTACCGCGACGGCGAGAAGCGCTACATCGTGGCCGCGGTGGGCCTGAAGGTCGGCGACACGGTGATGTCCGGGCCGCAGGCTGACATCCTGCCCGGCAACGCGCTGCCGCTTCGGAACATCCCCGTCGGCACGCTCGTTCACAACGTCGAGCTGCAGCCCGGGCGCGGGGGCCAGCTCTGCCGGAGCGCGGGCGCCCAGGCCCAGTTGCTGGCCAAGGAGGCCGGCCGGGCGACCCTCAAGATGCCGTCGGGCGAAGTGCGCATGGTCGCCGTCGACTGCATGGCCACCGTAGGGCAGGTAGGCAACCTCGATCACGAGAACATCTCGGTCGGCAAGGCCGGACGCACCCGCTGGCGCGGCTTCCGACCGACCGTTCGCGGCACCGTCATGAACCCGGTCGATCACCCGATGGGTGGAGGCGAGGGCCGCGGCAAGGGGAATCATCCGATGACGCCGTGGGGCAAGCCGACCAAGGGCTACAAGACCCGGCGTGGGGCCAGAGCCTCGGACCGCGACATCCTGACGCGGCGGAAGAGGTAG
- the rplP gene encoding 50S ribosomal protein L16: MLMPKRVKYRKAQRGRMRGKAQRGASLAFGEYGLKALEPGWITNRQIEAARVALTRSLKRGGKIWIRIFPDKPVTKKPAETRMGKGKGNPEDWVAVVKPGRILYEMEGVSLDAAREAFRTAGQKMGIATKFVTRTRAL; encoded by the coding sequence ATGCTGATGCCCAAGCGCGTGAAGTACCGCAAGGCTCAACGGGGCCGCATGAGGGGCAAGGCCCAGCGCGGCGCCAGCCTGGCCTTCGGCGAATACGGGCTCAAGGCGCTCGAGCCGGGTTGGATCACCAACCGGCAGATCGAGGCGGCCCGGGTGGCCCTCACCCGCAGCCTCAAGCGCGGCGGCAAGATCTGGATCCGGATCTTCCCGGACAAGCCGGTGACCAAGAAACCGGCCGAGACCCGGATGGGCAAAGGCAAGGGCAATCCCGAGGACTGGGTGGCCGTCGTGAAACCCGGGCGGATCCTCTACGAGATGGAGGGCGTCAGCCTGGACGCCGCCCGCGAGGCGTTCCGGACGGCCGGCCAAAAGATGGGTATCGCGACGAAGTTCGTCACGCGGACCCGGGCTCTCTGA
- the rplC gene encoding 50S ribosomal protein L3 encodes MARKEGLIGRKVGMTQVFGEDGNHLPVTVIQAGPCTVLGIRTRETHGYDAIQLGFEPKKKVAKPVAGQFKKVGVEPMRVIREIRLEKSEMLQGYQVGQTVTAELFKPGELVDVVGVSKGKGFQGGVKRHGWYGGDATHGSMFHRAPGSIGASSDPSRVWPGHRLPGRMGGERRTVMNIKVVRVMADHGLVLVEGAVPGANGGLVLIRKSVKTTRAQQRAAAERR; translated from the coding sequence ATGGCCAGGAAGGAAGGCTTGATCGGGCGAAAGGTGGGGATGACCCAGGTCTTCGGGGAGGACGGGAATCATCTGCCGGTGACGGTCATCCAGGCTGGGCCGTGCACCGTACTCGGCATCCGGACCCGGGAGACCCACGGCTACGACGCCATCCAGCTCGGCTTCGAGCCGAAGAAGAAGGTGGCCAAGCCGGTGGCCGGACAGTTCAAGAAGGTCGGCGTGGAGCCCATGCGGGTGATCCGGGAGATCCGGCTCGAGAAGAGCGAGATGCTCCAGGGCTACCAGGTGGGCCAGACGGTCACCGCCGAGCTGTTCAAGCCCGGAGAGCTGGTGGACGTGGTCGGGGTCAGCAAAGGTAAGGGGTTCCAGGGCGGCGTGAAGCGTCACGGCTGGTACGGAGGCGACGCCACGCACGGCTCGATGTTCCATCGGGCTCCCGGCTCGATCGGGGCCTCCTCCGATCCTTCCCGGGTGTGGCCGGGCCACCGGCTGCCGGGACGCATGGGCGGCGAGCGCCGGACGGTGATGAACATCAAGGTGGTCCGCGTGATGGCCGATCACGGGCTCGTCCTGGTTGAGGGGGCCGTGCCCGGCGCCAACGGCGGACTGGTGCTCATCCGCAAGAGCGTCAAGACGACCCGGGCCCAGCAGCGCGCTGCGGCGGAGCGTCGATGA
- the rpsJ gene encoding 30S ribosomal protein S10, protein MATLSADQKIRIRLKAYDHHLLDRSVKEIVDTVRRTGARISGPVLLPTIINRWTVLRSPHVDKTSREQFEMRTHKRLIDIVDPTPQTVDSLMKLDLPAGVDVEIKL, encoded by the coding sequence ATGGCCACGCTGTCCGCTGACCAGAAGATCCGCATCCGGCTGAAGGCCTACGATCATCACTTGCTGGATCGCTCGGTGAAGGAGATCGTGGACACCGTCCGCCGGACCGGGGCCCGCATCTCGGGGCCGGTGCTGCTCCCCACGATCATCAACCGCTGGACGGTGCTGCGCTCGCCGCACGTCGACAAGACGTCTCGCGAGCAGTTCGAGATGCGCACCCACAAGCGGTTGATCGACATCGTGGACCCCACGCCGCAGACGGTGGACTCCCTCATGAAGCTCGATCTCCCCGCCGGCGTCGACGTCGAGATCAAACTCTAA
- the rplW gene encoding 50S ribosomal protein L23, which yields MSRNARQIILRPIMTEKSMQQKEAHNVVTFRVRPDANKVEIRTAVEAIFNVKVTDVRTSSYEGKLKRMGRHQGHRPDWKKAVVQLAPGHKIDLVEGA from the coding sequence ATGAGCCGGAATGCCCGCCAGATCATCCTGCGTCCGATCATGACCGAGAAGAGCATGCAGCAGAAAGAGGCGCACAACGTGGTGACGTTCCGGGTGCGTCCGGACGCCAACAAGGTGGAGATCCGCACCGCGGTGGAGGCGATCTTCAACGTCAAGGTAACCGACGTCCGCACCTCCTCCTACGAGGGCAAGCTCAAGCGCATGGGGCGCCACCAGGGCCACCGCCCCGACTGGAAGAAGGCCGTGGTGCAACTGGCGCCCGGGCACAAGATCGACCTGGTCGAGGGAGCCTGA
- the rpsS gene encoding 30S ribosomal protein S19, which produces MGRSLKKGPYIDEKLLRRIEELNRNRQKKVLKTWSRRSTIAPEFLGHTLAVHNGKKFIPVYVTENMVGHRLGEFALTRTFKAHGTAEKAAATPTGKA; this is translated from the coding sequence ATGGGACGCTCGCTGAAGAAGGGTCCGTACATCGACGAGAAGCTGCTGCGCCGCATCGAGGAGCTGAACCGCAACCGCCAGAAGAAGGTCCTCAAGACGTGGTCGCGCCGGTCGACGATCGCCCCGGAGTTCCTCGGCCACACGCTGGCCGTGCACAACGGCAAGAAGTTCATTCCGGTGTACGTCACCGAGAACATGGTTGGACACCGGCTGGGCGAGTTCGCGTTGACGCGGACGTTCAAGGCCCACGGCACCGCCGAGAAGGCGGCGGCGACGCCCACGGGGAAGGCCTAG
- the rplD gene encoding 50S ribosomal protein L4 has protein sequence MPSVEVLGAKGQVVGRLELKADVFGAEIRVPLLHQAVTRELNDRRVGTHDTKGRSEVSGGGRKPWRQKGTGRARQGSIRATQWKGGGKPFGPTPRTYEQQMPRTMRRQALRAAVAAKIAAGELSVVDALNVTGGKTKALVSRLAEVGVTAVPTLLVVESLSEALTRAARNVPWLTVETPAQVSVYQLLRARRAVFERAALLSLERALSSESESGAGGGAPAVEHAGARQS, from the coding sequence ATGCCGAGCGTGGAGGTCCTGGGAGCCAAGGGGCAGGTGGTGGGTCGACTGGAGCTCAAGGCCGATGTCTTCGGGGCCGAGATCCGGGTGCCGCTGCTTCACCAGGCGGTGACGCGCGAGCTCAACGACCGTCGTGTCGGAACCCACGACACCAAGGGACGGAGCGAGGTCTCGGGCGGCGGCCGCAAGCCGTGGCGGCAGAAGGGCACTGGTCGCGCCCGGCAGGGCTCCATCCGGGCGACGCAGTGGAAGGGTGGCGGCAAGCCCTTCGGCCCCACGCCACGCACCTACGAGCAGCAGATGCCGCGCACCATGCGACGGCAGGCGCTGCGCGCCGCCGTGGCCGCCAAGATCGCCGCCGGGGAGTTGAGCGTGGTGGACGCGCTGAACGTCACCGGGGGCAAGACCAAGGCGTTGGTGAGCCGGCTGGCCGAGGTCGGGGTGACGGCCGTGCCCACCCTGCTGGTCGTGGAGTCGCTCAGCGAGGCGCTGACGCGTGCGGCCCGCAATGTTCCGTGGTTGACGGTCGAGACGCCGGCGCAGGTGTCCGTCTACCAGCTCCTGCGGGCGCGGCGGGCGGTGTTCGAGCGGGCGGCGCTGTTGAGCCTGGAGAGGGCGCTCTCGTCGGAGTCGGAGTCGGGGGCGGGCGGCGGCGCGCCGGCGGTGGAGCACGCGGGGGCGAGGCAATCATGA
- a CDS encoding elongation factor Tu — EMVMPGDNITTSIELITPVAMEKELRFAIREGGRTVGAGVVTEVLE, encoded by the coding sequence GGAGATGGTGATGCCGGGGGACAACATCACGACGTCGATCGAGCTGATCACGCCGGTGGCGATGGAGAAGGAGTTGCGGTTCGCGATCCGGGAGGGGGGCCGCACGGTGGGCGCCGGCGTGGTGACCGAGGTCCTCGAGTAA
- the rplN gene encoding 50S ribosomal protein L14, with protein sequence MIQPRSMLEVADNSGAKKVQCIRVMGGANKRYASIGDTVIVAVKEAAPDGTVKKGEVARAVVVRTVKEVRRKDGSYIRFDRNAVVLIKPDENPVGTRIFGPVARELRERQFTKIISLAPEVI encoded by the coding sequence ATGATCCAGCCGCGCTCGATGCTCGAGGTCGCCGACAACTCCGGAGCCAAGAAGGTGCAGTGCATCCGGGTGATGGGTGGGGCCAATAAGCGCTACGCCTCCATCGGCGACACCGTTATCGTCGCGGTCAAGGAGGCGGCCCCCGACGGCACGGTCAAAAAAGGGGAGGTGGCCCGGGCGGTGGTGGTACGGACGGTGAAAGAGGTGCGCCGCAAGGACGGTTCCTACATCCGGTTCGACCGCAACGCCGTGGTTCTCATCAAGCCCGATGAGAACCCGGTCGGCACCCGCATCTTCGGGCCCGTGGCCCGCGAGCTGCGGGAACGTCAGTTCACCAAGATCATCTCGCTGGCGCCGGAGGTCATCTGA
- the rplX gene encoding 50S ribosomal protein L24 yields MPGVHVRRGDVVAVIAGKERGKRGKVLRVLRDKGRVVVEKVNMIKRHQRPTQKLRQGGIIEREGPLALSNVQPVCSRCDKPARSGITVLADGRRLRVCKRCGEPMDKG; encoded by the coding sequence ATGCCGGGCGTGCACGTGCGGCGGGGCGACGTGGTCGCCGTCATCGCAGGTAAGGAGCGGGGCAAGCGTGGCAAGGTCCTGCGGGTGCTGCGTGACAAGGGCCGGGTGGTGGTGGAGAAGGTGAACATGATCAAGCGCCACCAGCGGCCCACCCAGAAGCTCCGCCAGGGGGGCATCATCGAGCGAGAGGGGCCGCTGGCGCTCTCGAACGTCCAGCCGGTATGCAGCCGTTGCGACAAGCCAGCCCGGTCGGGTATCACCGTTCTCGCCGACGGCCGACGCCTGCGCGTCTGCAAGCGATGCGGCGAGCCCATGGACAAGGGGTAG